Proteins encoded in a region of the Cryptosporangium minutisporangium genome:
- a CDS encoding DUF4397 domain-containing protein yields MLRNRAARAALGATAVALIGGGVSVGLSTPAAAADPANVSVVHGIPGATVDVYVNGKRTLDNFAPATVAGPLKLPAGSYDLKVVAGDAPDGNAAAVVEANDVDVPAGANVSVVAHLDASGKPTLTPFANDVSKVAPGQARLTVRHTAAAPAVDVRANQKVAFSGLENPKEAKADLPAGTVSADVVLAGQSQPVIGPTDVELKEGTSTIVYAIGSAQDKTLNVVAQTIEGLHSAPSSVPAGFGSDAGVPPYALLTGGLGLLMLTAAGARLATARS; encoded by the coding sequence ATGCTTCGCAACCGCGCCGCCCGCGCCGCACTGGGCGCCACCGCCGTCGCACTGATCGGCGGCGGCGTCAGCGTCGGCCTGTCCACGCCCGCCGCCGCGGCTGACCCCGCCAACGTGTCGGTGGTGCACGGCATCCCGGGCGCCACCGTCGACGTCTACGTCAACGGCAAGCGCACACTCGACAACTTCGCGCCGGCCACCGTCGCCGGTCCGCTGAAGCTGCCGGCCGGCTCCTACGACCTGAAGGTCGTCGCCGGTGACGCCCCAGACGGCAACGCCGCGGCGGTCGTCGAGGCGAACGACGTCGACGTGCCTGCGGGTGCCAACGTCAGCGTCGTCGCCCACCTGGACGCCTCCGGCAAGCCGACGCTGACGCCGTTCGCCAACGACGTCTCCAAGGTCGCGCCCGGGCAGGCCCGCCTGACCGTCCGCCACACCGCCGCCGCACCCGCCGTCGACGTGCGCGCGAACCAGAAGGTCGCGTTCTCCGGCCTCGAGAACCCGAAGGAGGCCAAGGCCGACCTGCCTGCCGGCACGGTGAGCGCCGACGTCGTCCTGGCTGGACAGAGCCAGCCGGTGATCGGGCCGACCGACGTGGAGCTGAAGGAAGGCACCTCGACGATCGTGTACGCGATCGGATCGGCGCAGGACAAGACGCTGAACGTGGTCGCGCAGACGATCGAGGGGCTGCACTCCGCTCCGTCGTCGGTGCCCGCCGGGTTCGGTAGCGACGCCGGCGTGCCGCCGTACGCGCTGCTGACCGGAGGCCTTGGCCTGCTGATGCTGACCGCGGCCGGCGCTCGCCTGGCCACCGCGCGCAGCTGA
- a CDS encoding CocE/NonD family hydrolase, translated as MIRDALIDRVLGLPGRAGPYRVERGLRVPMPDGVTLLADRYAPPGDHPGPVVLVRTPYGRDRQLALLYGAPFARRGLQVVIQSVRGTFGSGGRFAAFHHEKEDGLTTVAWLREQPWCDGRVATMGSSYLGYTQWAVAPYVDPPLAAMCPAITGSEFNSATYLGGGVGLRGAFEWGVMVERQENGRGRFLRGLLGLDVRRNRRAMAGLPLADADRRAIGARSAYWQEVVAHADPDDDFWALTDHSAGTASVASPISMYTVWWDIFLVNQLRDVVALQKAGNPPRLTVGPGAHVDVAGALAASRDAFDHLSAVLLDAPVAERAPVRLWLQHGGRWLSADQWPPPSTPTTWHFGPGGGLGPSPVPSGDPDVTFYDPADPTPTVGGPVIGRDAGPADNRAIEARPDVLGYTSDPVPSDLDLVGEVSAVVRVRSDPGHGDVFVRLCDVEPSGRSMTITDGFVRLRPGAPFDVPVELRPTAYRVRAGHRLRLQVSGGAYPRFARNLGTGEPVATATRMVKARRETFGGSLTLPVHDAG; from the coding sequence GTGATTCGGGACGCGCTGATCGACCGGGTGCTGGGGCTACCGGGCAGGGCCGGGCCCTACCGGGTGGAGCGCGGGCTACGGGTGCCGATGCCGGACGGGGTGACGCTGCTGGCCGACCGGTACGCGCCGCCGGGCGACCACCCCGGTCCGGTGGTACTGGTCCGCACGCCGTACGGCCGCGACCGACAGCTCGCGCTGCTCTACGGAGCGCCGTTCGCCCGGCGCGGCCTGCAGGTCGTCATTCAGAGCGTCCGCGGGACCTTCGGCTCCGGTGGCCGCTTCGCGGCGTTCCATCACGAGAAGGAGGACGGGCTGACCACCGTGGCCTGGCTCCGGGAACAGCCCTGGTGCGACGGGCGCGTCGCGACGATGGGGTCGAGCTACCTCGGTTACACGCAGTGGGCGGTCGCGCCGTACGTCGACCCGCCGCTCGCCGCGATGTGTCCGGCGATCACCGGCTCGGAGTTCAACAGCGCCACGTACCTCGGCGGCGGCGTCGGGCTGCGGGGCGCCTTCGAGTGGGGCGTGATGGTCGAGCGGCAGGAGAACGGCCGCGGTCGTTTCCTCCGGGGTCTGCTCGGGCTGGACGTCCGGCGTAACCGTCGCGCGATGGCCGGCCTTCCACTGGCCGACGCCGACCGGCGAGCGATCGGTGCGCGCAGTGCGTACTGGCAGGAAGTGGTGGCGCACGCCGACCCGGACGACGACTTCTGGGCGCTCACCGACCACTCCGCGGGAACGGCGTCGGTCGCCAGCCCGATCTCGATGTACACCGTCTGGTGGGACATCTTCCTGGTCAACCAGTTGCGCGACGTCGTGGCGCTGCAGAAGGCAGGTAACCCGCCTCGGCTGACGGTCGGGCCCGGCGCGCACGTGGACGTCGCCGGTGCGCTGGCCGCGAGCCGGGACGCGTTCGATCACCTCTCGGCGGTGTTACTCGATGCGCCGGTGGCGGAGCGCGCGCCCGTCCGGCTTTGGCTGCAGCACGGTGGGCGCTGGCTGTCGGCGGACCAGTGGCCACCGCCCAGCACCCCCACGACGTGGCACTTCGGCCCGGGCGGTGGGCTCGGGCCGTCGCCGGTGCCGTCGGGTGACCCGGACGTGACGTTCTACGACCCGGCCGACCCGACGCCGACCGTCGGCGGGCCGGTGATCGGGCGGGACGCCGGGCCGGCCGACAACCGGGCGATCGAGGCCCGGCCGGACGTCCTCGGTTACACCAGCGACCCGGTGCCGTCCGACCTGGATCTGGTCGGAGAGGTGAGTGCGGTGGTACGGGTGCGGAGCGATCCGGGCCACGGGGACGTCTTCGTCCGGCTCTGCGACGTGGAGCCGTCGGGTCGCTCGATGACGATCACCGACGGGTTCGTGCGGCTGCGTCCGGGCGCGCCGTTCGACGTCCCGGTGGAGCTGCGGCCGACCGCGTACCGGGTGCGCGCCGGCCACCGGCTCCGCCTGCAGGTGTCCGGCGGCGCGTACCCCCGATTCGCTCGAAATCTCGGCACCGGCGAACCGGTGGCGACGGCCACCCGCATGGTGAAGGCACGCCGGGAGACGTTTGGCGGCTCGCTAACGCTGCCGGTCCATGACGCGGGATGA
- a CDS encoding alpha/beta fold hydrolase, whose translation MTLAYERRGTGSPLILFHGIGHRWQAWEPVFDLLAEHHDVIAVDLPGFGRSPLPADGPPDTLDALVAEVSRWLLDDMGIERPHVAGNSLGGAVALELAKAGMVSTVTALSPAGFFRGWEIRWALSILRSLRAASHLPEPVLKVASDVRWLRALSFGLLVAHPSRLSAEQALGDTLALRDASSFGSLAHGAARYEFRGHPGVPVTIAWGTRDRILLPRQAERAARRMPEARHVTLPRCGHVPMSDAPDLVASIILATTAASARGQATA comes from the coding sequence ATGACGCTGGCCTACGAACGCCGTGGAACCGGCTCCCCGCTGATCCTGTTCCACGGGATCGGGCACCGCTGGCAGGCTTGGGAGCCCGTCTTCGACCTCCTCGCCGAACACCACGACGTGATCGCGGTGGACCTGCCGGGCTTCGGGCGCTCACCGCTGCCCGCTGACGGCCCACCGGACACCCTCGACGCTCTGGTCGCCGAGGTCAGCCGGTGGCTGCTGGACGACATGGGCATCGAGCGTCCGCACGTGGCGGGCAACAGCCTCGGCGGTGCGGTCGCGCTGGAGCTGGCGAAGGCGGGCATGGTCTCGACCGTCACCGCACTCTCGCCCGCCGGCTTCTTCCGGGGCTGGGAGATCCGCTGGGCACTGTCGATCCTGCGCTCGCTGCGGGCGGCGTCCCACTTACCGGAGCCGGTGTTGAAGGTCGCCTCCGACGTCCGGTGGTTACGCGCGCTCTCGTTCGGGCTGCTGGTCGCCCACCCGTCCCGGTTGTCGGCGGAGCAGGCGCTCGGCGACACGCTCGCGCTGCGCGACGCGTCGTCGTTCGGCAGCCTGGCGCACGGAGCCGCGCGGTACGAGTTCCGCGGGCACCCCGGTGTGCCGGTGACGATCGCCTGGGGAACCCGCGACCGGATCCTGCTGCCCCGCCAGGCCGAGCGGGCTGCCCGGCGGATGCCCGAGGCCCGGCACGTCACGCTCCCCCGCTGCGGGCACGTGCCGATGAGCGACGCACCCGACTTGGTCGCGTCGATCATCTTGGCCACCACGGCGGCGTCTGCGCGGGGTCAGGCCACCGCCTGA
- a CDS encoding M50 family metallopeptidase, with amino-acid sequence MTAGLLPLSVLLAPSPAPSEPGPAATPGRLEEVMSNIAEAQPSAPTWLVICTGLAALGLSGSFVFIDWLVSASHEGAHAVMSDFTSKLEWVKIPLNGNPGTKPSDDTGHLASIAIGVVGYIGPSLFGLLGAVLLAHDHPVAVLWLAIVLFAALLWNITNPFGFVVVGLLGGFVLVVAWSTSIRSQTTVAYLMVWSLLIAGLGDVAKLAVKSDHTRLRELTWIPARIWALSHLAFCAYALYLGGRMLLTG; translated from the coding sequence ATGACAGCTGGCCTGCTGCCGTTATCCGTCCTGCTCGCGCCATCACCCGCGCCGTCGGAGCCCGGCCCGGCCGCGACGCCGGGGCGCCTCGAAGAGGTGATGTCGAACATCGCCGAAGCCCAGCCCAGCGCTCCGACCTGGCTGGTGATCTGCACAGGCCTGGCCGCTCTCGGCCTCTCTGGCTCGTTCGTGTTCATCGACTGGCTGGTCAGCGCGAGCCACGAGGGCGCTCACGCGGTGATGAGCGATTTCACGTCGAAGCTCGAGTGGGTCAAGATCCCGTTGAACGGCAACCCGGGGACGAAGCCTTCCGACGACACCGGGCATCTAGCGAGCATCGCTATCGGCGTCGTCGGCTACATCGGCCCGTCGCTGTTCGGACTGCTCGGTGCCGTCCTCCTGGCCCATGACCACCCGGTGGCCGTGCTGTGGCTGGCGATCGTCCTGTTTGCGGCACTTCTGTGGAACATCACGAATCCGTTCGGATTCGTCGTAGTGGGCCTCCTGGGCGGGTTTGTCCTTGTTGTCGCCTGGTCGACTTCGATCCGGTCGCAGACCACGGTCGCGTACTTGATGGTCTGGTCGCTGCTCATCGCCGGCCTCGGCGACGTCGCCAAGCTGGCGGTGAAGAGCGATCACACGAGATTGCGGGAACTCACCTGGATCCCGGCTCGGATCTGGGCGCTGTCCCACCTCGCTTTCTGCGCGTACGCGCTCTACCTCGGCGGGCGAATGCTGCTGACGGGTTGA
- a CDS encoding nucleoside deaminase — protein MALNEIDTDHLRSAVGVARHARINGNHPFGAVLADATGAEVLAAENSVVTGRDATGHAETNLVRQASVRFAPEELAECTLYTSTEPCAMCSGAIYWSGIGRVVFAMSEAELRSMTEANPENPTLALPCREVFARGQREIVVDGPVDLPEARAAHVGFWN, from the coding sequence ATGGCGCTCAACGAGATCGACACCGACCACCTCCGTAGTGCGGTCGGGGTAGCGCGCCACGCCCGGATCAACGGCAACCACCCGTTCGGAGCGGTTCTCGCCGACGCTACCGGCGCCGAGGTCCTGGCGGCGGAGAACAGCGTCGTCACCGGGCGGGACGCCACCGGGCACGCGGAGACCAACCTGGTGCGGCAGGCCAGCGTCCGGTTCGCCCCGGAGGAGCTGGCCGAGTGCACGCTCTACACCAGCACCGAGCCGTGCGCGATGTGCTCGGGCGCGATCTACTGGTCCGGGATCGGCCGGGTGGTATTCGCGATGAGCGAAGCCGAGCTGCGCAGCATGACCGAGGCGAACCCGGAGAACCCCACGCTCGCGCTGCCGTGCCGCGAGGTGTTCGCGCGGGGCCAGCGGGAGATCGTCGTCGACGGCCCGGTCGACCTGCCCGAGGCGCGCGCCGCCCACGTCGGCTTCTGGAACTGA
- a CDS encoding TIM barrel protein: protein MGDGPLSYCADLHPATDLDDVVRQLDRYAEPIRRAVPLARLGLGLRLPPSVAAGLAGDRAGRRRLRAELDARGLEVVTLNTGGDAPRWNDPARLRYSMDCAAVLADLLPDRLAYGTLGTVPLGRHPWSAADDDEAHRFVEALVARLRTIDAVHGRPVTLALEPAPGYVLDTVPDAVRWLAGRVDPRYVGVCVDTCALAVSFLDPGGVVAAVYRAGLRVQKIQAAAAIQVDDPRDPAARLVLAGLAADGPQPVREQQPNGSTRGVDDVPNALAQLPGAGPWRVGRHLPLHARPEAPLRATTSVLRATVEGVLAATGAADFPPVEIDVCPHAAGLTDAASLIAGVAADVACVAELLDELGVDTADGTSAEESVRLIGQSLGGPMTRVGSAWVG, encoded by the coding sequence ATGGGTGACGGACCGCTCTCCTACTGTGCCGATCTGCACCCGGCCACCGACCTCGACGACGTCGTCCGGCAGCTCGACCGGTACGCCGAACCGATCCGCCGCGCGGTGCCGCTGGCGCGGCTAGGGCTCGGGCTGCGGTTACCTCCGTCGGTCGCGGCGGGCCTCGCCGGCGACCGCGCCGGGCGGCGACGACTCCGCGCCGAGCTGGATGCTCGCGGCCTCGAGGTCGTCACGCTGAACACCGGCGGCGACGCTCCACGGTGGAACGATCCGGCCCGGCTGCGCTACTCGATGGACTGCGCGGCGGTGCTCGCCGACCTGCTCCCCGATCGACTCGCGTACGGCACCCTCGGGACGGTGCCGCTCGGAAGGCACCCGTGGTCGGCGGCTGACGACGACGAAGCGCACAGGTTCGTAGAGGCGCTGGTCGCGAGGTTGCGCACCATCGACGCGGTCCACGGGCGGCCGGTGACGCTCGCGCTCGAACCGGCGCCGGGGTACGTGCTCGACACCGTTCCGGACGCCGTGCGGTGGCTCGCCGGGCGGGTCGATCCGCGGTACGTCGGGGTGTGCGTCGACACCTGCGCACTGGCGGTGTCGTTCCTCGACCCCGGCGGTGTGGTGGCCGCGGTCTACCGGGCCGGGCTCCGCGTCCAGAAGATCCAGGCGGCGGCCGCGATCCAGGTGGACGATCCGCGCGATCCGGCCGCGCGGCTGGTGCTGGCCGGACTGGCGGCGGACGGACCGCAGCCGGTGCGCGAGCAGCAGCCGAACGGAAGCACCCGCGGGGTCGACGACGTGCCGAACGCGCTGGCCCAATTGCCGGGCGCCGGACCGTGGCGAGTGGGTCGGCACCTGCCGCTGCACGCCCGGCCGGAGGCGCCGCTCCGCGCCACGACCAGCGTGTTGCGGGCGACGGTGGAGGGCGTGCTGGCGGCGACGGGCGCGGCCGACTTCCCGCCGGTGGAGATCGACGTCTGCCCGCACGCCGCCGGCCTGACCGACGCCGCGTCGCTGATCGCCGGGGTGGCGGCGGACGTGGCCTGCGTGGCCGAGCTACTGGACGAGCTGGGCGTCGACACGGCGGACGGAACGTCGGCGGAGGAGAGCGTGCGGCTGATCGGGCAGAGCCTCGGTGGGCCGATGACGCGGGTCGGGAGCGCCTGGGTCGGCTGA
- a CDS encoding SDR family oxidoreductase, which yields MPRSVRSNILITGASSGLGAGMAREFAARGRNLALCARRLDHLESLREELVAAHPGIRVAIHSLDVTDHDAVFRTFRSFASGLGQIDRVIVNAGSGKGASVGTGRFEANLETAETNFVAALAQCEAAMEIFREQNAGHLVVISSVAALRGARRAQTVYAATKAGLSTLAEGIRLDVADTPLRVSAIHPGYIRTEINAKVKGTPFIVDTETGCRALARAIERERASSYVPGWPWRVVAPLYRIAPASLLRRL from the coding sequence ATGCCACGCTCCGTGCGCAGCAACATCCTGATCACCGGAGCGAGCTCCGGGCTCGGCGCCGGTATGGCGCGGGAGTTCGCCGCGCGGGGCCGGAACCTCGCGCTCTGTGCTCGGCGCCTCGACCACCTGGAATCGCTCCGTGAGGAACTGGTCGCCGCGCACCCCGGCATCCGGGTGGCGATCCACAGCCTCGACGTCACCGATCACGACGCGGTGTTTCGGACCTTCCGCTCGTTCGCCAGCGGACTCGGGCAGATCGACCGGGTCATCGTCAACGCCGGCTCGGGCAAGGGCGCCTCGGTCGGGACCGGACGGTTCGAGGCCAATCTGGAGACCGCTGAGACCAACTTCGTCGCCGCGCTGGCCCAGTGCGAAGCGGCGATGGAGATCTTCCGCGAGCAGAACGCCGGCCACCTCGTCGTCATCTCGTCGGTCGCAGCGCTGCGAGGCGCACGGCGCGCCCAGACCGTCTACGCGGCGACCAAGGCCGGGCTGTCCACGCTGGCTGAGGGCATCCGTCTCGACGTCGCGGACACCCCCCTCCGGGTCTCGGCGATCCACCCCGGCTACATCCGGACCGAGATCAACGCGAAGGTAAAGGGCACGCCGTTCATCGTCGACACCGAGACCGGCTGCCGCGCGCTCGCGCGCGCGATCGAGCGCGAGCGCGCCTCGTCGTACGTTCCGGGCTGGCCCTGGCGCGTGGTTGCTCCCCTCTACCGGATCGCCCCTGCCTCACTCCTCCGCCGCCTTTAG
- a CDS encoding class I adenylate-forming enzyme family protein — translation MTDVHAAPVTAPTGSTLSQLAERSWERIGRESIQIFEDQRWTHAELGARSRRFATGLREAGLRPGDRVVLCMANCPEVGVAYHGIWWAGGATTPLLFLLSEAEIAHVLRDSEAAFVITTPEFLPKVQAAAHGIATLRGIIVAGAAPGSATTQAPEGAAPGLPAVLDFAQLESGPEAAQVPRRPDDLAGLLYTGGTTGRSKGVTLTHDAMSAAAWAMVHASEQDDELQVALLPLPLSHVYGLTVSVMAVHAATPRTAVLMRWFDPVGWLRLAEEHRAQVGAVVPSMLQLIMAQPVEDYDLSALRRIASGGAPLPAQVAADFKRRVPGVEVYEGYGCSELAGGISAAKPGVVRPGSVGVPMPNVEVRIERADGSLADPGEDGEICARGPMLMTGYWNSPEETAHAIRDGWFHTGDIGHQDADGHLYVVDRIKDLIIRDGFNVYPRDVEEAMLTHPDVALCAVVGRPDPRRGEEVVAFVQLRPGATVGAEDLIAYGRSRLAAVKYPRDVRIVDSIPLTSVGKLDRKALRHTV, via the coding sequence ATGACCGACGTCCACGCCGCCCCCGTCACGGCTCCCACCGGCAGTACGCTCTCGCAACTTGCCGAGCGCTCCTGGGAACGCATCGGCCGGGAGAGCATCCAGATCTTCGAGGACCAACGCTGGACCCACGCCGAGCTCGGCGCCCGGTCCCGCCGGTTCGCGACCGGCCTGCGGGAAGCGGGCCTGCGCCCCGGTGACCGAGTGGTGCTGTGCATGGCCAACTGCCCCGAGGTGGGCGTCGCCTACCACGGGATCTGGTGGGCCGGTGGCGCGACCACACCGCTGCTGTTCCTGCTCAGCGAGGCCGAGATCGCGCACGTGCTGCGCGACAGCGAGGCGGCGTTCGTCATCACGACGCCGGAGTTCCTGCCCAAGGTGCAGGCTGCCGCGCACGGCATCGCCACCCTGCGCGGCATCATCGTCGCCGGTGCGGCGCCCGGCTCCGCCACGACCCAGGCACCCGAGGGCGCGGCGCCCGGCCTGCCGGCGGTGCTGGACTTCGCCCAGCTGGAGAGCGGCCCCGAGGCGGCCCAGGTGCCGCGGCGCCCGGACGACCTGGCTGGGCTGCTCTACACCGGCGGCACCACCGGACGCTCGAAGGGCGTCACGCTCACCCACGACGCGATGTCCGCGGCTGCCTGGGCGATGGTGCACGCGTCCGAACAGGACGACGAGCTGCAGGTCGCCCTCCTTCCGCTGCCGCTCTCGCACGTCTACGGGCTGACCGTCAGCGTCATGGCGGTGCACGCCGCGACGCCGCGCACTGCGGTGCTGATGCGGTGGTTCGACCCGGTCGGCTGGTTGCGGCTCGCCGAGGAGCATCGCGCTCAGGTCGGCGCGGTCGTGCCGTCGATGCTCCAGCTGATCATGGCTCAGCCGGTGGAGGACTACGACCTCTCCGCGCTGCGCCGGATCGCCAGCGGTGGCGCACCGCTTCCGGCCCAGGTCGCGGCGGACTTCAAGCGTCGAGTGCCCGGCGTCGAGGTGTACGAGGGGTACGGCTGCTCGGAGCTCGCCGGCGGCATCTCGGCGGCGAAGCCGGGCGTCGTTCGTCCGGGCAGCGTCGGAGTTCCGATGCCGAACGTCGAGGTCCGGATCGAGCGTGCGGACGGGTCGCTGGCCGACCCGGGTGAGGACGGCGAGATCTGCGCGCGAGGGCCGATGCTGATGACCGGCTACTGGAACTCGCCCGAGGAGACCGCGCACGCGATCCGGGACGGCTGGTTCCACACCGGCGACATCGGGCACCAGGACGCTGACGGCCACCTGTACGTCGTCGACCGGATCAAGGACCTGATCATCCGGGACGGCTTCAACGTGTACCCGCGGGACGTCGAGGAAGCGATGCTCACCCACCCGGACGTGGCGCTCTGCGCGGTCGTCGGACGACCCGACCCGCGCCGCGGCGAAGAGGTGGTCGCGTTCGTGCAGCTCCGACCGGGGGCGACCGTCGGCGCCGAGGACCTGATCGCGTACGGGCGGTCGCGGCTCGCCGCCGTGAAGTACCCGCGCGACGTCCGGATCGTCGACTCGATCCCGCTGACGTCGGTCGGCAAACTCGACCGCAAGGCGCTACGCCACACGGTCTGA
- a CDS encoding RNA polymerase sigma factor → MTPGADSGSPTGAEAGRPPDTPGGWPPEPTEGDADALLAARFLAGDECALRAMYDRWGGLVYRLGRQTLPSSSDAEDLTQATFVAAWRGRSTFDPERGRLAGWVMGIAKRQLVDRLRALQREERVVRVVEAVEPVMPAHPGPERVLDRLVVADRLAQLSPEQRRVVQLAFFDDLTHTQISGLTGLPLGTVKSHLRRGVSQLRRSWEEVDHAARRP, encoded by the coding sequence ATGACCCCAGGCGCAGACTCCGGTTCGCCGACCGGCGCGGAGGCCGGCCGACCGCCGGACACCCCCGGTGGCTGGCCGCCGGAGCCGACCGAGGGCGACGCCGACGCCCTGCTAGCCGCTCGGTTCCTCGCCGGCGACGAGTGCGCACTGCGCGCGATGTACGACCGATGGGGTGGTCTCGTCTACCGACTGGGCCGCCAGACGCTCCCCAGCTCCAGCGACGCCGAGGACCTCACCCAGGCGACGTTCGTCGCCGCCTGGCGGGGCCGTTCGACGTTCGATCCGGAGCGGGGACGGCTGGCCGGCTGGGTGATGGGTATCGCGAAGCGTCAGCTGGTCGACCGGCTGCGTGCCCTGCAGCGGGAAGAGCGAGTGGTCCGGGTGGTGGAGGCGGTCGAGCCGGTGATGCCGGCCCATCCCGGCCCGGAGCGAGTGCTGGACAGGCTGGTCGTGGCCGATCGATTGGCCCAGCTCAGCCCGGAGCAACGCCGGGTCGTCCAGCTAGCGTTCTTCGACGACCTGACGCACACCCAGATCTCGGGCTTGACCGGGCTACCACTCGGCACGGTGAAATCACATCTGCGCCGTGGCGTCAGCCAGCTGCGTCGATCTTGGGAGGAGGTGGACCATGCGGCACGTCGACCCTGA
- a CDS encoding DUF3224 domain-containing protein: MSRRATASFVIESFDAVGQPDGAEGETVIASALLSKVFSGDVEGTSLLRMVSAQTPVEGSAAYVAVERITASVHGRKGSFVLLHTATYTETRWQVVADSGTGELTGITGTAVLERHDDGSHTFTLDYDLPS; this comes from the coding sequence GTGTCCCGTCGCGCCACCGCTTCGTTCGTCATCGAATCTTTCGACGCCGTCGGTCAGCCGGACGGTGCGGAGGGGGAGACCGTCATCGCGTCCGCCCTGCTCAGCAAGGTGTTCTCCGGTGACGTCGAGGGAACAAGCCTGCTGCGGATGGTGTCCGCGCAGACGCCGGTGGAAGGCTCGGCGGCCTACGTGGCCGTGGAGCGGATCACCGCCAGCGTCCACGGACGCAAGGGCAGCTTCGTCCTGCTGCACACGGCGACGTACACCGAGACGCGGTGGCAGGTGGTCGCCGACTCGGGCACCGGCGAGCTCACCGGCATCACCGGGACCGCGGTGCTCGAGCGGCACGACGACGGCTCGCACACGTTCACGCTCGACTACGACCTGCCGAGCTGA
- a CDS encoding alpha/beta fold hydrolase has product MELQYRDVHGYRRAFRRSGSGPTILLIHGVGDSSATWSHVLPQLAEHYDVIAPDLLGHGGSDKPRADYAVAAYACGMRDLLSVLDVERVTVIGHSLGGGVAMQFAYQFPDRCERLVLVGSGGIGPEVHPLLRLATAPGAEHVLRLVGTPPVRAISRISAPVLRRLGRLAAGRDVDYIADTYPALDDGTAREAFLRTLRAAVDPRGQVITMLDRCYLTEGLPTLLIWGAEDGVIPVQHAELAHEAMPGSRLEIFEGAGHFPHRTDPDRFLRVVEEFVKGTDPPEYDAKRWRTLLREGRPGPFEVSSGS; this is encoded by the coding sequence ATGGAACTGCAGTACCGCGACGTACACGGTTACCGACGGGCGTTCCGTCGTAGTGGGAGCGGCCCGACGATCCTGCTCATCCACGGTGTGGGCGACAGCTCGGCCACCTGGTCGCACGTGCTACCGCAGCTCGCCGAGCACTACGACGTGATCGCGCCGGACCTGCTCGGGCACGGCGGTTCCGACAAACCTCGCGCCGACTACGCGGTCGCCGCGTACGCCTGCGGCATGCGGGACCTGCTCAGCGTTCTGGACGTCGAGCGGGTCACGGTGATCGGGCACTCGCTGGGCGGCGGCGTCGCGATGCAGTTCGCGTACCAGTTCCCGGATCGGTGCGAGCGGCTCGTGCTGGTCGGCAGCGGCGGTATCGGCCCGGAGGTGCACCCGCTGCTCCGGCTGGCCACCGCGCCCGGCGCCGAACACGTACTGCGGCTCGTCGGGACGCCACCGGTCCGGGCGATTTCGCGGATCTCCGCGCCGGTTCTGCGGCGGTTGGGACGACTGGCCGCCGGCCGCGACGTGGACTACATCGCCGACACGTACCCGGCGTTGGACGACGGTACGGCGCGGGAAGCATTCCTGCGGACGCTCCGCGCGGCCGTCGACCCCCGCGGCCAAGTGATCACGATGCTCGACCGGTGTTACCTCACCGAGGGCCTGCCGACGTTGCTGATCTGGGGCGCCGAGGACGGCGTCATCCCGGTGCAGCACGCGGAGCTCGCCCACGAGGCGATGCCGGGCAGCCGACTGGAGATCTTCGAAGGCGCCGGCCACTTTCCGCACCGTACCGACCCGGACCGGTTCCTGCGCGTGGTCGAGGAGTTCGTCAAGGGCACCGACCCGCCGGAGTACGACGCGAAGCGCTGGCGGACGTTGTTGCGGGAGGGCCGTCCGGGCCCGTTCGAGGTCTCCAGCGGGTCGTGA
- a CDS encoding class F sortase, translating to MRRPAAVVFGVGILLVLVAVSVFVVARDPAEPPTTEGAAAAERLATEAPAPPATTARAAQPITPQRLRIPGIGVDATVLPVGVEAATGEMEVPRAVDRVGWYRYGPALDAPAGSMVIAGHVDDASQGPGAFFELRDLGIDDRLVVTGTDGTDRRYRVVAREVFDKSAVPLDRLFSRDGAPRLTLVTCGGSFDRAARSYRDNVVVTAVEEAGR from the coding sequence ATGCGCCGCCCCGCGGCCGTCGTGTTCGGCGTCGGCATCCTGCTGGTGCTCGTCGCCGTGTCCGTGTTCGTAGTCGCACGCGATCCCGCGGAGCCACCCACCACCGAGGGTGCCGCCGCGGCGGAGCGACTCGCGACCGAGGCCCCGGCGCCCCCGGCGACCACGGCCCGGGCGGCGCAGCCGATCACTCCGCAGCGGCTCCGGATCCCCGGCATCGGAGTGGACGCCACCGTGCTGCCGGTCGGGGTCGAAGCGGCCACCGGCGAGATGGAGGTGCCCCGGGCAGTCGATCGGGTGGGCTGGTACCGCTACGGCCCCGCCCTCGACGCCCCGGCGGGATCAATGGTGATCGCCGGGCACGTCGACGACGCCAGCCAGGGCCCCGGCGCCTTCTTCGAGTTGCGAGACCTGGGTATTGACGATCGACTGGTAGTCACCGGCACCGACGGCACCGACCGTCGTTACCGCGTCGTCGCCCGCGAGGTCTTCGACAAGTCCGCGGTGCCCCTCGATCGACTGTTCAGCCGAGACGGAGCGCCGCGCCTGACGCTCGTTACCTGTGGCGGATCGTTCGACCGGGCCGCCCGCTCCTACCGCGACAACGTCGTGGTGACCGCCGTCGAGGAGGCTGGCCGATGA